The genomic stretch ATTTGACAAGCAGTTTTTATTCTCTGTCTCCCTAGAACCTTTAACAATGGCTTTGGCATTTCATTTCTCTGTAGGACAATACAAGTttattaagtattaaaaaaatgtttctctgtCAATGATTGTATCAGGGACCATATGAGATCTGGGTGGCACATTTTGTAAACCCATATATTCAAGAGAAGACCAAAGGCTTTTATGAAATTTTTatgtgtggtatatatatatatgtatatatatgtattaacatGTAGATTACACCTAAGAATATGTTATGACCAAATTTTGTTAACCCCAGAAGTGCAAGGGTGGTTTACGTGTATAAGGTTACCAATGCAATTCGCCACAGTAatagaaaaatggaaggaaaacaaTTCTGTGATCATCACAATTGATGCATTGTAAGTGTTTGATGAAAATTAATCTATATTTAATTATAGATTAATCTATATTCCTAGGAAACTAGGAATAGAATAGAACTTACTCTGGTAAAGTATATCTACAAAAAAGCAATGTAAACAGGTTGAAATGGAGAAGATTTTTCATTTCCTATCAGGAAAAATGCCGATTATCACCTGTTTTAGTCAAGACTATTCTCGCTAGGTTTGTTCAATGCTGCAAAATGAGGAAAGGTTTAAGGTTTAAGCCAGTAGAAACTGTTGATATCAAATATAATAgtatattttgaaaagcaaaaacaatctaGATCTACATTTGTGGAATTAATATGCATAGTTAGAGGAGTTGGTGGACCGAAAGTCTATATACAAATATTCTATCTCTACATACATCCTCAACTAGACAATGAAAATCACAAACCATGAAGTTTCAATAACATTAAATACCCAGGGAAAAGTTAACAAAAAATTTGCAAGtagaaaatgaaactttattgACAGAACTTTAACAGTCAAATAAACAGCATAAGAACAGCATAGATGGTTTCAGTTTATCTTCTTTCAAGCAAATGGTTCCCCTTCACCTATAATATAAACATTAAACTTACTTAGCAGAACTTTATTTCGATGAGAGGAGAGGTATACAAAGTTCACTGCAGTTGTAGTTCTATAAAATGGACTAAAGCAAGAACACTAAGGGTAACCCTTTGGCTTACCTTCAGTTCATCCTCTCTagaaattttaaagacttttcagGCACattatgagtatttttaaaaacacactactCTTCCTAGTTATACAAGAAAACAAGGACACTGAGTTCAGaacaaataaatcaatggaacCTATCAGAATGTAGTTTCAGTAGAAGGCAAAACTGTGTACACATTCAGTAAAATAtctaacaacaaacaacaacctaaggaaaacaaaatacacaaaaaatgaaacaaaaacatccCCCAAAAGTATCATTTACATGTATTGATTTGAAATAATATTGTGAATATAGGATAGCTAAATAGTTGTTACCTCTGTTACTGCTtaagtaaagtaaataaaaaggccagtattacatttgtttcttctctactgtggaaaagtatagaaattttcatttgttttagtttaTCCCTGATATGGTTGTTTTAAGTTGGTTCAACATTTGCTCCCGCTTTCCTTGTGGCCCTCACATAAttctaaatgtttcttttcaccCTGGAAAGCATTCCAGTTGGTATAATAGATTAGATGGTGACACTAATTTTAAGTCATTACTATCACTGGCAACATGGTGACATCAAAATGTGAAGCAGAAATAGGACCATTTCTCACagccaaaccaaaaaaagaaagaaaaaaaggagagaagaaaagaaaagggagagcaagagggagTATGCGTGAGACAGAAAAGCAAgtaggaagacagaaagaaagtctggaaaagaagatatttttccttgtttctaaagGATAATGGTTTGTGAGAGACAACTCTGACCAATTTCAAAAGTTCATCCAAGGTATCTGTGATGTTTAGTTATTTAGTTACTGTGGGGtatgttaaatatttgtttttctatcctATTAGCCATTtcatcaatattatgaaaatatctGAATTGCAGATTATACTGTTTTAATTCTGTAATATACTGTTAAGTGTCTTGTTCATATTTCTTATTATGTGTACTTGGGCTTTGTCCATTTTCTTCACAGTTATGTAAACTGAGAGGAatggactgggaatttggggttgGCAGATAAAAACTATTACactcagaatggataaacaacaaggtcctactataccgcacagggaactatgtccaatctcctgtgataaatcacaacggaaaagaatattttaaaaaatgtatatatacatgttaaaaattatgtaaactagcacattgtctttatttattagttgaatttattttcctcttcctaaTAATTGATACCTGTCTTATAttaagtatctttttctttttcccttccgtTCACTCTGTTgctctttttcttaccttttataTTGGATGtaggattttatatttatgtacttTGTAATTTATGTATTGGTCTTTTCAAGTACCACACATATTTAGGGCGAAGATTTTTCTATGAGAACATTTTAATCATGTTCTGTAGTTACATGGAGGTAGTCTGGAAGTGCTATTTTCGTCTAAATGTTCTAATGGAAtggaacaaaaatgtaaaatgaaaatgtttaggAGGCTAATACACAGTAAATTCTTCCCTAACTATGAAGTTCTTCCTTTAAAATCGGAGTCATGCAATTAATTGTCAACAATTTGGAAAACACGTAGGTGAAAGATACTAAGTTGATTACGTGGGAAGAACTAGAGTTACAGACTTTGACCTTCAAAACTTTTAAACTGATgcatcaaagaggaaaaataacatatttgatATGGTTAGAGATGATTATATCATGAGGCTCAGATTTTTATTAGTACTTTATGAGTGACAGtgcgatgtatggcaaaaaccatcatcaaaaaatatcatagtattgcaaagtaattctcctccaactaaaataagcaaagtgaagtcaagtcgctcagtcgtgtccaactccttgcgaccccatggattgtcgcctgccaggctcctccttccatggattctccaggcaagaatactggagtgggttgccatttccttctccaaaataagcagccccctcaaaaaaaaaaaaaaaacacagaccaAACGTGGGGGCAGGTAGTGTGCTTGGCATGTGTATCTTACTCACACCTGCCTTGAATAGCACTGACTACATGCACTCTCTCAACTTGATCAGCCACAGACACAGGAAACTAGACTATCTTTGGCCatttcattgttcagtcatttcATGCTTCATTGGGGAAAGGATTTTAAATGCAACTGCTTTTTAAGAGCTAGAGAATTCAGAATTTGAGAGAATTTAACAAACATAAAGCAGAATGTtgggtcattttcttttttaaacaaaagtttatttatttattttaattggaggctaattactttacaatattgtcatggtttttgccatacatcgacaggaatcagccacaggtgtacatgtgttccccatcagaaaatgaaatctcaatTCCCCTGTTATAATTTGACTGAAGATGCTATTTTATGATAAATGAATCATGAAAAACAGAGTACATTTGTATGCATGCCATCGAAGAGAACCAGAGAATGCAAAAATTAGCATTGAACAATGAGCACTGTAGTGTATCTGTTCTGAATTCACAACTTACATGAGTAAAGTTGAGTTTAGAAGTTAAGGGATTTCACAGAATCACACACATTATGTTAAAGCTGGTACTAGAACCTACATGAATACCTGAGCATATTTCATATTAACTGATATTTATTACAGATGCATTCCATATTTGTTACAagcagaaattataaaagaacctgaaaatTATTAGCTGTTGGTTAAAGTACTTATACTCAAGAGAAGGAAACGGTTTCCTATTTTCAATTCGATATGGCTTTGATCctgtctgtttctttatttgcaaGTCTGTAAGTCAGGCACTCAGGCATCTGGGGTCTGAACAATCTTTCAAAGAATATGGGAACtctgttattaaaataatagtatttttCCCTCTATATTATTAAAGATATAatattctgaaaaacagaaaccataTAAATTACTTTCTGAATGGATGACATACCTCCTCTGGCATTTCAACAGTCTCTGTATTTGATGCAATCTCCTCCTTGACATCAGGACCATCTCCGCCTTGATCCCCAGTCTTTGCCAAAGCCAATTCCTGGAGATCAGTTTCCAGgtcagaatctttaaaaaaaaaatgtgtgaattCAGCTGTAAAGCATACACTATAAACAAGGGAATGATAATATTGATCCCGTCAGTGTTACGAATTAAAAGCCTTGGGCTAGTTTGGTAAAAATGTGATGAATAAGAACCTCAGGAGCATTATTCCAGGAATATTTtgctggagaaaaaggaaagcagaatttTCCAGATGTTATGACCAttttcctttcccagggctgtCCTCAGACAactcagttgtccccttctctttgtCTTGAAAACACGGCAACATTTGAGCGACCACACTAACCTGCAAACTATACTCTACTCAGGTTTTTAGGAACTGTCTGAAGTCCTTTTCTaatgtttcctttcctcctcttactGGTTATGTCTTAAGACatgatacacacatacacgttACCTCCAGGGgcatccttctccttctcttcatcATGATTCACTGGATCCTCTCCAttgacttcctcctttccagGTGTGATATCCTGAATCTCAACTGGTGCTTCCTCTTGTTGAGGTTGCTCAACACTGGGCTGCTGGTCCTAGGAGAGTGTGCATGCAAATAAAACTTTTTGTTGTTAACACATCTAACagcataaatatacataatacacAGATACATCTAATCATAAGTAAGCCTAACAACGTTTTCCCAACACAATTCTGTGTACTTACTTTTACTAAAGTTACGATTCCCAAAGAGAAGAGTTAGCTCTCATAAGAGTTACCCAGAAAGACTTTGGAAGCTATTTAAATCTATGCTGGGATGGAAGTGTGCAATCTGTTGTTAATAAGCAGGAGGAGGGAGTCACTGTGCACATTTCCAGGGAATTTCACAGTATACTCATCCAGGCAACGCCAGACTGTAATATATCTGGATCAGTGTTCCTTCCTAAGACAAACTGTCACCCTTTATCAGCACGGAAGTCCTTTATCACTGCATCTGCATTACTTAACATCATTTTCTCAAAAGTAAATTTGTGCTAATAGAAAATATCAAATGCTAAGGTACTCACAACCACAGGTTCATCCAGCTGGGAAGAATCTTGACCTGTAGATCCCAATGTTGATGCCACTTGCCCActcatatttctccctgaaagtaGAATATTGtgatttagaaaatttttttaagagtacaGCTATATTTGATCACTTTTATGACCATATGTTGACTTCCTGtgttttaaaactgtgaaaatactttcaaaagaAAGTATGGGTGTACATGCATTCCAATGACACCAAATACAGTTGCTTGCAAAGCCATGTGTATCTTCGCTAAGCTGGCAGAGAAATCACCTTAAGGTACACAACAAGACAGAGAATTGTTGTGAGGAAGTTTGATTTCACAACAGAATTCTCCATCATGAAGATAGTTAGTGAAATACTGCTAGGGATTTAAAAATTCAGGACTACTGCTCTTGTCACACTCCTATTCACCAGACCTATTTTCCCCAACTCCCTTGGAATTCAGTGGGAACAGGAAGAATGGGTTAGTCTTTACAGCCTGACTATGGCGATTTTCTCAGCGTCTGTGGCTGAGGTGAGTCTGCATACAGAGCATACCGGTCCACTTCTCTCTTGGCACCTTACCACAAAACTCGTGATAGGGTCACAAACCCACTGCGGTTCTGTTTCTAGGCCTTTCCTTAATCGCCCACACTGCCCCCTGCCCAGGTCCCACACCCGGCCGCAGATTCTGTGCTCTGTTATCACTTCCAGGGCTCCAATGAGCCAGATATCTCAAACAGCACCCCCAAGGCTCCCCACACTGTCATCTgaccccctgccctcctctgcccaccGCCCTTCCTCTCCAGCCACCAGGACAAGATCTAGGGCGTCGCGACACCTGTGAGGAGGAAGATGACGACCTCGAGGGCCTTCCTCCTCAAAGGCCCCAGATGGCACTGCCCGACCCGCCCGAAGCTCGCTGGCTCCCCCTGACACGCACAAGCACTTAAACTCCAGACAGGACAGATTTGTGAACCTACCTGGTGAGTCTCAAGTAGTGAGAATGAACCGGAACTGAATAAACTCACCCGTCTCAGGCCCAACGGTTCTCACAGAATGCGCTCAGGAAGGCGTATGCGCACTAAGGCGCATGCGCAGAAAGAGGCGCGTGCGCACACCCTGCGCATGCTCCCTGAGTTGGGCATCTGCAGTGCAGGTTGAGGTTTTCCCGCCACTGAGGTAGAGTCCTGGAACCGCAGGGTCTCTGGAGGATGAGAAAAGGGCTTGAAGACTATATGTTTTTCCTTCCAGGGCAGTCTAGCTTACGCATCCACAAACTGTGGTGATAGGTAGTCCCAGGTTACCCTTGGTGGAGAATGTGTCTCAGGAAGACACTCATGACAGAAATAGGTATTAAGTTTTTTAATACCTATTTTTATACAGGCTTTGAtgaaccatttctttctctgcttctgggTTTTCCATCATGCTTGCAATGGCTTTACTCATTTCCATGGAATAAATACATACATCCATACCTCTGTTGCCATTTTTTGCTTGGAGCACTGCACATTTAAATCTCTGAACTGGTAACTGATTTCTCTGAATATACCTctggttcctatacaatattgttcttttagcatcgggctttactttcaccaccagacatatccacaactgggtgttttttCCACTTTGGCTtagccttttcattccttctgtagctagttcttcactcttctccagtaccacattcTTCTTCTTATTCTATTATAGTGGGAATTTTCGTACTTACTAGGAGTTTTAattttacccaagagaaaggaaaacatgctCACACAAGGACCTTTACTCAAATATTCTACTCATGTACTCCTAATAGCCAAACCTAGAAATAGCCCAACTATTCAACAACTGGtatacagaggaaagaaaaacataagcTTATACTCATACAAAAAGTACTACACAGTCACTTAAAAAGGAACTACTAATGCATGTAACAGCAAGGATTCATCTCAGCTGTGCCAATGAGAGATGTCAGACACAGTAAgctatattatatgatttcatgtCAATGGATTCCTGGAAAAGGCACAAGTATAGGCACAGAAATATATCTGTGGTTGCCAGTGTATAGGAGTGGAGGAAGGAGTCTGATGGCAAATAGCCCAAGGGAGCATTTGCGAACCCAAGTGTCCCGCCCCATCCGCACTCTGCAGGTGTAGGAAAACCTGTCCTCCCCTAGTTGACCCTCAGGAACACGAACCCCAACTAGCCTCCCCAACTCCTCCCCCCTCGCTCCCCACCCACACATCATACAGGGTTGCTCTGGAGTTCCTCTGGTCCGCCTGGGTTTCAAGGCTCCCTGCCAGCATTCAGTAGGTGCCCTAGATATCTCACATTCTTGATAGTATCGCTTGAAGGAtacaagttttaattttgatgattccaaattgcctatttttgtttcctttggtgcTTGTGCTTTTTGTATCATATCTAGGAAATCATTGCCTAATCCAAGATTCACATTtacatctctgttttcttctgagtactttatagttttagctcctATATTTAGGTGTTTTATCAATTTCCAGTTAATTGTTATATACAGTGTGAGGTTGAAactgattcttttgcatgtgaacatCCTGTTATTCCAAGACGATTTgttcaaacatttttctttgcTATTGAATGGCCTCTACACCCCTCACAATAATCAACTGACCATAGAAATATGGGCTTGTTTCTTGACTCTCCATTCCATTCCATTATGTGTCTATATACAATCCTTATGTCAGTACCAtaatgtcttgattattgtaggtTTGAAGTGGggtttgaaattgggaagtgtAACTACTTGTTCTTTCTCCACACTGTTTTGGCTATCCCAGGAcccatttaattcttacaattcTAGGATCAGTTTGTTGATTTCCAGGGGAAAAGAGCAGTTTGAACTTTGATAGGCCTCTATTAGGGGAGTACTGCCATCTTAACACAATAGtgagtcttccaatccacaaaTGTGATCTCCAAAGTCCGTAAAactctgagcaagctctgggagttggtgatggacagggaagactggcatgcggcagtccatgggatcccaaagagtcagttacgactgagcgactgaactgaagtaaaattTCCACTCATCTAGAGTGTCTTTCATTCCACTCAGCAATGTTTTGTAATTTGTATTGTACAAGTCCTGAACGTGTATAGAAATCTATTTGCCCTTTGTATATGACCTTGTATTCTGTAAAACCTGTCGAGCCCCTATATTAGGTCTAACAGTTTCTGTGGGGAGAGGGTGGTTCTTCACAATTTTTTATACACAAGATTATATCATGGATCGACAAGATGGTGGCGGAGTAGTTGGATGGGGAATACATCTCTCTCCaaggatacatcaggaatataccttcagacacagaagtgcatgcagaacaccagccgAGCACAGATAGCAgcacctgaccagtggaaaagaatatataggcccacacaaaactcggtaggatgaggCAACTACGGagaaaaaacaggagtgttagtagggcTGGACCTGTCCTCGGTCAGTTGGGGAACTGAAGCAAGGGTCCAAAACCCTgatggggcaattgtctgagtcagaggagaaacatttcaggctgagagtgaaacagctcaTCCGTGGCACCCTAACTGGAGTGTGAATCTGAcatccttgccacagccatacataccctagatggtgcagtggctgggagctggagtttagggattgtggaacaatcccagggcgaggggcGCTGTTGACTGCAGGGAGACTGATGGACAGGATGtaagggaggagactgtggtgggaaataccTGTGGAGGAAATTCGGGCAGCCATGGAAgtaaggtgatactgctgagtcatgtgtagGGCGTGGAGCCATCACCATTGCCTCTCGAACACGCCAGcactggcagctgaacaatagagaggctggcccatcaaatgcctgacgcactgaactacagagtaggactaCACCCAGGGTGcttctttaagtgactgatgcaccaaactacagagtaggactaCACCCAGGGTGcttctttaagtgactgatgcaccaaactacagagtaggaccacACCCacggtgcccctttaagtgcctgatgcttgaacaacagagaaggatccCAGGTAAggaagccctctaagtgcctgaatgggcggagctatggagaaaaaaaggccaaagaggccttctgatcgccagctacaagagcctcgaaaaaagactctgatagggccataactcctgtggcagaggcagtccatgtccctgcacacttggcaccgccaGGGTCCCTGCACGCCAAGCTGCTGTGCAACGTTCACGCTCAACTcgcactggggcagagctgccagagaCAAAAAAAGTCTTATGTCTGTGCATGCAGGGTCACGttggtagtgtccgactctttgtgaccctgtggactgtggcttgccaggcttctctgtcagggagggggttctccaggcaagaatactggagtgtattggccaatactggttgccatacccctCTAGAGCACTAtacttcctgctgccctagccgccaactcccctgtGTACCTGATGTTGCCACAACCCCTGTGACTCacgcagctgcaccacctccacacctggccctcacacgggcaaacccaagtcctccaaggcagactcaggagcaaaccccagtggaccgCCCATatccagaggtggaaataaaaccacaattgaaacccaagggcagtgtgactaaggaagaagactcaaaaccctcccaccagctgcacaagctgcagatttaatccacacgatcaactagacagactctgtgtctgtgggaatatataaaaggtcattgagagctcccacaaaagattACATCATCTACAAATagaatagttttacttctttgccAATGTagattcattttgtttctttcccttGCTTTATTATCCTGTCCAGAACCATTTggaatagaagtggtaagagaTGTTATCCTTCTATAATTCTTGATTTTCAGGGGAAGTACTTCTGCCTTTTATCACTAAGTATGATGATAGCGATGGGTTTTTCATAGATGTTTTATATCACATTCAAAATATTGCCTTCTGCTTCTAGTTTGAGTCTTTGTATTTTGAACGGTTGCTgaattttgtgaaatgcttttttAGGTAGCTACTGAGATGATAATgcggtttttttttcctttattctactGAGGTGGTATAATAAGTTAATGGATTGTTAACAGTAAATGAACAAGGACGAGGATTTTgtaaggattttcttttctttttttttaggattttcactttcattgatgCTGGCAAAATGCTGTCCGTCAGT from Cervus elaphus chromosome X, mCerEla1.1, whole genome shotgun sequence encodes the following:
- the LOC122689024 gene encoding X antigen family member 5-like isoform X1: MGASARNSGRCPTRRKGRNMSGQVASTLGSTGQDSSQLDEPVVDQQPSVEQPQQEEAPVEIQDITPGKEEVNGEDPVNHDEEKEKDAPGDSDLETDLQELALAKTGDQGGDGPDVKEEIASNTETVEMPEEVKGNHLLERR
- the LOC122689024 gene encoding X antigen family member 5-like isoform X5, encoding MGASARNSGRCPTRRKGRNMSGQVASTLGSTGQDSSQLDEPVVDQQPSVEQPQQEEAPVEIQDITPGKEEVNGEDPVNHDEEKEKDAPGDSDLETDLQELALAKTGDQGGDGPDVKEEIASNTETVEMPEEIVQTPDA
- the LOC122689024 gene encoding X antigen family member 5-like isoform X3, whose protein sequence is MGASARNSGRCPTRRRNMSGQVASTLGSTGQDSSQLDEPVVDQQPSVEQPQQEEAPVEIQDITPGKEEVNGEDPVNHDEEKEKDAPGDSDLETDLQELALAKTGDQGGDGPDVKEEIASNTETVEMPEEVKGNHLLERR